The Oncorhynchus nerka isolate Pitt River linkage group LG12, Oner_Uvic_2.0, whole genome shotgun sequence genome includes a region encoding these proteins:
- the LOC115138593 gene encoding LOW QUALITY PROTEIN: cell division cycle-associated protein 4-like (The sequence of the model RefSeq protein was modified relative to this genomic sequence to represent the inferred CDS: deleted 2 bases in 1 codon): MFPKGTKRKFSDSREEPVAGGEDVNQSSLAAVRMLSSYSLQRQSLLDMSLIKLQLCHMLVEPNLCRSVLIANTVRQIQEEMTQDGTWQIMTQALSAANAAAQCSADRLVATEVLCRQTEAAQGEQVPKPFPVVGSEGCPAEEVLEEEAAAAEVGMTMSTVSPQAPTSYLPGTFGMDPCWEEEETGEDDDDDDEEEEEDSEECGSGSEEERERDSLVEDTRTAEQVFGTFEIKNPAPSPDPALEELFSDVDASYYDLDTVLTGMQSVPKMGPYDLLESLSSHGPSPLSSSTSCRSDLNELDHIMEIIVGS; this comes from the exons ATGTTCCCGAAGGGCACGAAGCGCAAGTTTTCCGACTCCAGGGAGGAACCTGTGGCAGGCGGTGAGGATGTGAATCAGTCGAGTTTGGCAGCTGTGAGGATGCTGTCGTCCTACAGCCTGCAGCGGCAGTCCCTGCTGGACATGTCCCTGATCAAACTGCAGCTGTGCCACATGCTGGTGGAGCCTAATCTGTGCCGTTCGGTGCTGATTGCCAACACGGTGAGGCAGATCCAGGAGGAGATGACCCAGGACGGCACCTGGCAGATCATGACCCAGGCCCTGAGTGCTGCCAACGCTGCTGCCCAGTGCTCTGCAGACCGCCTGGTGGCCACCGAGGTGCTGTGCCGGCAGACAGAGGCAGCCCAGGGGGAGCAGGTCCCCAAGCCCTTCCCAGTGGTGGGTTCAGAGGGCTGCCCTGCGGAGGAGGTGTTGGAGGAGGAGGCGGCGGCGGCAGAGGTGGGGATGACTATGTCCACTGTCTCCCCCCAAGCCCCAACCTCCTACCTGCCAGGCACCTTTGGCATGGACCCCTgctgggaagaggaggagacaggtgaagatgatgatgatgatgatgaggaggaggaggaggacagtgaGGAGTGTGGGTCTGgctcagag gaggagagggagcgtGACAGCCTGGTGGAGGACACCAGGACAGCAGAGCAGGTCTTTGGCACGTTCGAGATCAAAAACCCTGCGCCCAGCCCCGACCCTGCTCTGGAGGAACTGTTTTCAGACGTGGATGCGTCTTACTACGACCTTGATACAGTGCTGACAGGAATGCAGAGCGTTCCTAAGATGGGGCCCTATGACCTCCTGGAGAGCCTGTCCTCCCATGGGCCCTCACCCCTCAGTTCCAGCACAAGCTGCCGATCAGACCTCAATGAACTGGACCACATCATGGAGATCATAGTGGGCTCCTGA